ATATCTTTTCTAAGTGGGCTAAGTGGCTGGAGGGAGAGAGGTACAATGGGATGCTTGAAAGGTACTAGGAAAACAATGGCCCCAAGTCCAAGTTCTTATGGTAGGGCTCAGAGACCAGGCTGCTGTGAGCTCACAGCTGAGATGCAGCCCCTAGAAGACTTTGTTTCCTGCCTAGACATCCcttcattttacttttgattttataggaaaagagaaaagaaacagaagtgaaaaAATGCCGTTTGCTGGACCCAATGTCTTTTTAACACCTTTTCTAAAATAGTCTTGATTTTTTCCCCTTGTAGGGAATGCATTCATCCAGAGAACCATCCAGAAATTATTCTGCAGACTACGAGGTGGCCGGTGTGCTTTGTTTAGCTGCCTTGCAAGGGAAGAACAAATAGGTCAATGTTCTAGTAGAGGTCGGAAATGCTGCCGGacgaagaagaaatagaagatcCAGATTCAGGATGAGACTGCCGCCATTTGGCCATTTGGGGGCAGTCCTCTCAGGGGCGTGTAACAGTAGAATGaaagtaatatatatttttttaaagaaaatcagtagCTTAATCTTTTTTGTTAAACATATTGGCCATCGAattcataaacaaatacaaaactaaGAAAATCAACAGACGCAGTTTGATTTGAATGAAGCAGCACATCTACAGAGGTCTACATGATACTTACGCTCATTTTCCAAGGGCCAAGGGCTTGATtaggtgtatgtgtatttgtgtgtgtgtgtgtgtgtgtgtgtgtgtgtgtataaacatgtatATAAATGCCagagggtggtggcacacgcctttaatcccagcactcgggaggcaaacaaaggcggatctctgtgagtttgaggccagcctgatctacagagcgagtgccaggacagcctccaaaagccacagagaaaccctgtctcaaaaaaacaataaatgaataaataatgaaaaataaatagcatgtatataaacatgtgtatttgtgaaatgtacatatacatacagacagacttttcttttttagttaatttttatttgaattaaaaacaatcttcttttacaatcccagttacctccatttccccttcccatcttcccatcccatcccccatccactcctcagggaggatgaggcctcccttggggaaatcatcaaagtccagactgacattttatattttgtgtattctATAACTTCATTGGAAATGGAGTTGTTGTCTTTTGAAATACCCCTTTGTGTCTTACTGTAGATATCTTgatctttccagccctcttcaTAGGATCCCATTTTCCCAAATCTAAAACATCAGTTCACCCCAGAAGTCAACCTTAAGCCCTTATGAAAAATTTGCCCAGAGAAACAGGGACCTGGccctcttcctgttctcttctttCCCACTGCTCTGGCCTTTGCTCTGCTGCTTCCTGCCTGGTATACACTCCACCCACCCATTTCTCACCCTAACGTATCCCTCAGGGGCTGTCCCATGATCTCTTCTTCCTAAAAACAGTAAGCTTCCCAAATGGGCAACTTTCTTTAGATGTGAAGCTCTGACCTGAGTCCTCTATCTACGACTCTTGCTTCGTTTTTGACTTGTGGACATTCACACATTGCTACTCTCCACATTTGGTtgcatgattcataacagtatagTTCTTGTCTCCATATCTGGATGCTTAGACTGGTTGACAAGTGTCCTTGAGTTGAAGGACATCCACATATCTTAGaagtgttttcattttagttGGTGCTTTCTAGAAGTTCATACTGAGTGACCCCAGTTAGTGGTCTTCCCTGGCAGCACTAGTCTGAGGGGTACACAGATGAGATAATCAGTCCCTCAGGTTAGGGTGGAAGAACCATCCTGCCGCACAGTTTATAGCATTCATCTTCCATCAAAAGTATAATGGGAAAGGCTGTTTCCAGACACTAAACAACAACCAGTGtagatctgagagagagagagagaaagagagaggtggggaaagggagggaggaagggaggtaaggaaggagggagaaaggtaaggagggagagagggagagagggagggagggagagagggagagaaggaagatggcAAGTTCATGAATACAACACTTACTACATAGGCAGTTTCTAAGCCAAGGCACAGGGAGGCCAATTCACAGGACCAGCAGGCAATGTTGCAGCTTCAAGTCATTGAAACATCTATTCAGATAGAACAACTCACCCCCATTTGCCTTCAGaggtggggaaaggaggacaGGCCCTCAAATGGAGACAGTGCTTGAGAGCTATAccagagggtggggaggggacaTCAGTCCTAGGGTGATTAATGGACACTTGGGACAAAATATCACATGGccagaggaaaatgaaaacatcagAAGGGAACAGTGTGGATATTTCAGGAATTCACGGATCTAGAAAATGCATTTCCAACAGCAAAGTGGAGGTCGTTCCACCTTCATAAAGTAGCCTGGTGACACTGGTGAGTCCTTTCTGAAAATTTCTGTAGCTCGCTTGCAAGGTTTCAAACACCTGAGACAAACCTAAATCTGGGCCAGAATAAAGTCCAACTTTCCTTTAAAGATGATGGTCAAATTTGTTCCCACATGCTAGATGCCATAGAAATGACCAACTAGGCAGAGAAGGATACAATCCACTATCAGAAGAAAGGTCATTGTGAGGAAAACtcatccctggggatgagttgggggattgGTTGGGGGGGTTGAGGGGGAACTTGGGAGgttgggagggcaagggaatggcggggatggatatgtaaatatgagtagtaattaaaggataaaataaataaataagatgctTTGCAATTTGTTCACCATAACTTTcatgatgataaaaaaaaaagaagaagaaaggccaTGCCGTAAGATGAACCCAGTGAAGTTGAGGATAGTAGAATTAGCCAGCAAAGGTACAAAAAGAGTCGGTGTAAGCATGCCCAATGCCCAGGGTAAAACTGTTCACGAGGAAAGGAATGGAGTATATAAAGGATCAAACGGGACTTCCAGAGATGAACAGCAGATATCTGAATAAAAATACACTGAATTTTGGCAGATGTGGCTCATTTGGTAGGGTGTGTACCTAGCTTGCTTGATGCCTGGGGTTTgactccccagcactgcataaaaactTAGCTCATGCTTGGAaacctagcatttgggaagtgatGGCATGAGGATCCAAAGATAAAGGTCATCCTTGGCACCATATCAAAG
The Cricetulus griseus strain 17A/GY chromosome 1 unlocalized genomic scaffold, alternate assembly CriGri-PICRH-1.0 chr1_1, whole genome shotgun sequence genome window above contains:
- the LOC100769521 gene encoding beta-defensin 14; the encoded protein is MRLHYLLFAFLILFLVPAPGNAFIQRTIQKLFCRLRGGRCALFSCLAREEQIGQCSSRGRKCCRTKKK